Proteins co-encoded in one Corylus avellana chromosome ca9, CavTom2PMs-1.0 genomic window:
- the LOC132191349 gene encoding AMP deaminase, translated as MDAYALHLAVAALVGASVVAVSAYYMHRKTLTQLLEFAKTVERDREREDNSDLDSPQHQKKRRGHHTRRKGSGYYRRSSASLPDVTKIAGGVDGGVEERRSNGPLNVDGIPVGLPRLHTLPEGKSSGLASSTKRSSSLLRPTSPKSPVASASAFESVEGSDDEDNMTDNAKLDITYLHTNGNAGPESKTLYENLPDHIKASGEQMPIAASSMIRSHSVSGDLHGVQPDPIAADILRKEPEQETFARLKIAPTEVPSSDEVEAYIVLQECLELRKRYVFREAAAPWDKEVISDPSTPKPNLEPFSYIPEGKSDHYFEMQDGVIHVYGNKDSKEELFPVADATAFFTDLHHILRVIAAGNIRTLCHHRLNLLEQKFNLHLMLNADREFLAQKSAPHRDFYNVRKVDTHVHHSACMNQKHLLRFIKSKLRKEPDEVVIFRDGTYLTLKEVFESLDLTGYDLNVDLLDVHADKSTFHRFDKFNLKYNPCGQSRLREIFLKQDNLIQGRFLAELTKQVFSDLAASKYQMAEYRVSIYGRKQSEWDQMASWIVNNELYSENVVWLIQLPRLYNVYKEMGIVTSFQNILDNIFIPLFEVTVDPDSHPQLHVFLKQVVGLDLVDDESKPERRPTKHMPTPAQWTNVFNPAFSYYVYYCYANLYTLNKLRESKDMTTIKFRPHSGEAGDIDHLAATFLTAHNIAHGINLRKSPVLQYLYYLAQIGLAMSPLSNNSLFLDYHRNPFPMFFLRGLNVSLSTDDPLQIHLTKEPLVEEYSIAASVWKLSSCDLCEIARNSVYQSGFSHALKSHWIGKEYFKRGPNGNDIHRTNVPHIRLEFRDTIWREEMQQVYLGKAIIPQEVEK; from the exons ATGGACGCGTACGCGCTACATTTGGCGGTGGCGGCTCTGGTGGGAGCCTCGGTGGTGGCCGTTTCGGCGTATTATATGCACCGGAAAACCCTAACGCAGTTGCTGGAGTTCGCGAAGACGGTGGAGAGGGACAGGGAGAGGGAGGATAACTCGGACCTCGACTCGCCGCAGCACCAGAAGAAGCGGCGTGGGCACCACACGCGCCGGAAGGGGAGCGGATACTACAGGCGCAGCTCCGCTTCGCTTCCGGATGTCACTAAGATCGCCGGAGGAGTCGACGGCGGTGTCGAGGAGCGGCGCAGCAACGGTCCCCTCAACGTGGATGGGATTCCGGTCGGGTTGCCGAGGCTGCACACGCTCCCGGAAG GGAAATCTTCTGGGCTTGCAAGTTCAACTAAGAGAAGTAGTTCTCTTCTCAGACCAACTTCTCCCAAGTCTCCTGTTGCAAGTGCCAGTGCCTTTGAGAGTGTAGAAGGATCTGATGATGAAGATAACATGACTGACAATGCTAAACTAGATATAACGTATCTGCATACGAATGGAAATGCT GGGCCAGAGAGTAAAACCCTATATGAGAATTTACCAGACCACATTAAGGCCAGTGGTGAGCAGATGCCTATTGCTGCCTCCAGTATGATTCGATCCCATAGCGTGTCTGGTGACCTACATGGTGTTCAACCTGACCCAATTGCAGCTGATATTCTCAGGAAAGAGCCAGAACAAGAAACTTTTGCCCGACTTAAAATAGCCCCTACTG AGGTGCCATCATCCGATGAAGTGGAGGCCTATATTGTTCTTCAAGAATGCCTTGAATTGCGAAAAAGATATGTTTTCAGGGAAGCAGCGGCTCCATGGGACAAAGAGGTTATATCTGATCCCAGTACTCCAAAGCCTAATCTTGAGCCATTCTCTTATATTCCTGAGGGAAAGTCTGAT CATTACTTTGAGATGCAAGATGGGGTCATTCATGTCTATGGAAATAAAGATT CGAAAGAAGAGCTTTTCCCTGTTGCCGATGCGACAGCCTTTTTCACTGACCTGCATCACATACTTCGAGTTATTGCAGCAGGGAATATTAGAACTCTATGCCATCATCGGCTGAATCTTCTGGAACAA AAATTCAATCTTCATTTGATGCTTAATGCGGATAGAGAATTTCTTGCTCAGAAAAGTGCTCCACATCGTGACTTCTATAATGTCCGGAAAGTTGATACACATGTTCATCACTCGGCATGCATGAACCAGAAACATCTTTTAAGGTTTATAAAGTCAAAGCTGAGGAAGGAGCCTGATGAG GTTGTGATATTTCGAGATGGGACATATCTGACCTTGAAAGAAGTATTTGAGAGCTTGGATCTAACTGG GTATGATCTGAATGTTGACCTTTTGGATGTTCATGCAGACAAGAGTACTTTTCATCGCTTTGATAAGTTCAATCTTAAGTATAACCCTTGTGGTCAAAGTAGGCTCAGGGAGATTTTCCTTAAGCAAGATAATCTCATCCAAG GTCGTTTCCTTGCTGAGCTGACAAAGCAAGTGTTTTCTGATCTTGCTGCGAGTAAATATCAG ATGGCTGAATACAGAGTATCAATATATGGTAGGAAGCAAAGTGAGTGGGATCAAATGGCTAGTTGGATAGTGAATAATGAATTGTACAGTGAGAATGTTGTTTGGCTGATTCAG CTTCCACGATTGTACAATGTGTACAAGGAAATGGGAATTGTTACATCATTTCAGAACATTCTTGACAATATCTTTATTCCACTATTTGAGGTTACTGTGGATCCAGATTCACATCCTCAGTTGCATGTTTTCTTGAAGCAG GTTGTTGGATTGGACTTGGTGGATGATGAAAGTAAGCCTGAAAGACGCCCCACAAAACACATGCCCACACCGGCCCAGTGGACCAATGTATTCAATCCGGCATTTTCATACTATGTGTATTACTGTTATGCTAACCTCTACACGCTAAACAAG CTTCGTGAATCAAAAGACATGACAACAATAAAATTCCGTCCACATTCTGGAGAG GCTGGTGATATCGACCACCTTGCGGCAACCTTTCTTACAGCTCATAATATTGCACATGGAATCAATTTGAGAAAATCGCCTGTACTTCAATATCTGTATTATCTAGCGCAG ATTGGTCTGGCTATGTCTCCACTGAGCAACAATTCCTTATTTTTGGACTATCATCGGAATCCATTTCCTATGTTTTTCCTACGGGGTCTCAATGTTTCTCTTTCTACTGATGATCCTCTGCAAATACACTTAACAAAAGAACCTTTGGTGGAAGAATATAGCATAGCTGCTTCT GTGTGGAAGCTCAGTTCGTGTGATCTATGCGAGATTGCCCGTAATTCAGTCTACCAATCAGGATTCTCGCATGCCTTGAAG
- the LOC132191702 gene encoding chlorophyll synthase, chloroplastic, with translation MASVLNTVSSIILSNTNANRIRSRPVLEPISVSFTRRRLTIRATETDANEAVKSQAPDKAPAASGSSFNQLLGIKGAAQETNKWKIRLQLTKPVTWPPLVWGVICGAAASGNFHWNLEDVAKSIVCMMMSGPCLTGYTQTLNDWYDRDIDAINEPYRPIPSGAISENEVITQIWVLLLGGLGLAGILDVWAGHDFPIVFYLALGGSLLSYIYSAPPLKLKQNGWIGNFALGASYISLPWWAGQALFGTLTPDIIVLTLLYSVAGLGIAIVNDFKSVEGDRALGLQSLPVAFGAETAKWICVGAIDITQISVAGYLLGAGKPYYALALLALIIPQVVFQFQYFLKDPVKYDVKYQASAQPFLVLGLLVTALATSH, from the exons ATGGCCTCCGTACTGAACACAGTTTCATCCATTATTCTATCGAACACCAACGCCAACCGAATTCGGTCTCGGCCCGTTTTGGAACCGATTTCTGTGTCATTCACTA GGCGGAGACTTACGATTAGAGCAACGGAGACTGATGCCAACGAAG CGGTTAAATCTCAGGCACCGGATAAGGCGCCGGCTGCTAGTGGTTCGAGTTTCAATCAGCTTCTTGGCATTAAAGGAGCGGCACAAGAAACT aATAAATGGAAGATCCGGCTTCAACTTACAAAACCTGTTACTTGGCCTCCACTGGTATGGGGAGTGATTTGTGGAGCCGCTGCTTCTG GAAATTTTCACTGGAACTTGGAGGATGTTGCCAAATCAATTGTTTGCATGATGATGTCTGGCCCGTGTCTAACTGGCTATACACAG ACACTTAATGATTGGTATGACCGAGATATTGATGCAATAAATGAACCTTATCGTCCAATTCCTTCAGGGGCAATATCTGAGAATGAG GTCATTACACAAATTTGGGTTTTGCTTTTGGGAGGCCTTGGCTTGGCTGGTATATTAGACGTGTGG GCAGGGCATGACTTCCCTATAGTTTTTTACCTTGCTCTTGGTGGATCCTTGCTATCGTACATATACTCTGCTCCACCTTTAAAG CTGAAACAAAATGGATGGATTGGAAATTTTGCCCTGGGAGCAAGTTATATCAGTTTGCCATG GTGGGCTGGTCAAGCTTTATTTGGGACGCTTACACCAGACATCATTGTTCTGACACTCTTGTATAGCGTAGCTGGG TTGGGTATTGCCATTGTCAATGACTTTAAAAGTGTTGAAGGAGATAGAGCACTGGGACTTCAG TCACTTCCAGTTGCTTTTGGTGCTGAAACTGCCAAATGGATTTGTGTTGGCGCTATTGACATAACTCAGATATCTGTGGCTG GGTATCTGCTCGGGGCTGGTAAACCATACTATGCCTTAGCCTTACTTGCTTTGATAATACCTCAAGTCGTTTTTCAG TTTCAGTATTTCCTCAAAGACCCTGTTAAGTATGATGTTAAATATCAG GCAAGCGCGCAACCATTTCTTGTGCTTGGTCTTTTGGTGACTGCTTTAGCAACCAGCCATTAA
- the LOC132162023 gene encoding late embryogenesis abundant protein B19.3, whose translation MSSEQERRELDAKARQGETVVPGGTGGKSLEAQEHLAEGRSRGGQTRKDQLGHEGYQELGSKGGQTRKDQLGPEGYQELGSKGGQTRKEQIGHEGYQEMGRKGGLSSTDKSGGERPSEEGIEIDESKYKTRDR comes from the exons ATGTCGTCCGAGCAGGAAAGGCGAGAACTTGACGCCAAGGCAAGGCAGGGAGAGACAGTCGTCCCTGGTGGAACTGGTGGGAAGAGCCTTGAAGCCCAGGAGCACCTTGCCGAAG GGCGGAGCCGCGGAGGGCAGACGAGGAAGGACCAGCTGGGGCATGAAGGGTACCAGGAGCTGGGAAGCAAAGGAGGACAAACGAGGAAGGACCAGCTGGGGCCTGAAGGGTACCAGGAGCTGGGAAGCAAAGGAGGACAGACGAGGAAAGAGCAGATTGGACATGAGGGGTACCAGGAGATGGGCCGCAAAGGTGGACTCAGCTCAACAGACAAGTCTGGAGGAGAGCGCCCTTCTGAGGAAGGGATTGAGATTGACGAGTCCAAGTACAAGACTAGGGACCGCTGA
- the LOC132161772 gene encoding mitochondrial succinate-fumarate transporter 1: MTMKEEQQSPKKTIPPYMKAISGSLGGVVEACCLQPIDVIKTRLQLDRSGTYKGIIHCGSTISRSEGVRALWKGLTPFATHLTLKYTLRMWSNAMLQSAFKDSATGKLSNQARLLSGFGAGVLEALVIVTPFEVVKIRLQQQRGLSPELLKYKGPVHCARMIIREEGLRGLWAGAAPTVMRNGTNQAAMFTAKNAFDVLLWKKHEGDGKVLQPWQSMISGFLAGTAGPVCTGPFDVVKTRLMAQTREGGVLKYKGMIHAIRTIYAEEGLRALWKGLLPRLMRIPPGQAIMWAVADQVTGLYERRYLRSAPL, from the exons ATGACCATGAAAGAGGAGCAACAAAGTCCCAAGAAGACGATCCCACCGTACATGAAAGCCATATCGGGCTCGCTCGGCGGGGTCGTGGAGGCTTGTTGTCTACAGCCCATCGACGTCATCAAGACCAGGCTACAGCTCGACCGGTCCGGGACCTACAAGGGCATCATCCACTGCGGCTCCACGATCTCGCGCTCAGAGGGCGTGCGGGCTCTCTGGAAGGGGTTGACCCCCTTTGCGACGCATTTGACACTCAAGTACACTCTTCGGATGTGGTCCAATGCGATGCTCCAGAGTGCGTTTAAGGACTCCGCAACTGGGAAGCTCAGCAACCAAGCGCGCTTGCTCTCCGGATTCGGTGCCGGGGTTCTAGAGGCTCTTGTGATCGTTACGCCATTTGAG GTGGTCAAGATCAGATTGCAGCAGCAGAGAGGTTTGAGCCCTGAGCTTCTGAAGTATAAGGGTCCTGTGCACTGTGCTCGCATGATCATTCGAGAAGAAGGTCTCCGTGGTCTCTGGGCAGGGGCTGCTCCGACTGTGATGCGTAATGGGACAAACCAGGCTGCCATGTTTACAGCCAAAAATGCTTTTGATGTCCTCTTGTGGAAGAAACATGAAGGTGATGGGAAAGTCCTCCAACCATGGCAGTCTATGATATCGGGATTTCTTGCTGGTACCGCAGGTCCCGTGTGTACTGGACCCTTCGATGTCGTGAAAACAAGGTTGATGGCTCAGACCCGGGAGGGGGGTGTGTTGAAGTACAAAGGTATGATCCATGCCATAAGAACAATATACGCGGAGGAAGGGCTTCGTGCCTTGTGGAAAGGACTTCTGCCCCGGCTCATGAGGATTCCGCCTGGCCAAGCCATAATGTGGGCTGTGGCTGACCAAGTGACTGGTTTGTATGAGAGGAGATATCTTCGTAGTGCACCCTTGTAG